The Fibrobacter sp. UWP2 genome window below encodes:
- a CDS encoding thioesterase family protein — protein sequence METCSFKHTAHIEVRYAETDQMGIVHHSVYAVWFEQARTEYFREAGASYADMEAEGFASPVLELNVQFKAPTHYGEFVDIETTMIRVDKLRIRFEYRATVNGKLCTMGSTLHCMLKNGRPTRELPASFAKFEFKETEE from the coding sequence ATGGAAACCTGCTCTTTCAAACATACAGCACACATTGAAGTCCGCTACGCCGAGACCGACCAAATGGGAATCGTCCACCACTCCGTATACGCGGTGTGGTTCGAACAGGCCCGCACCGAATACTTCCGCGAGGCGGGTGCGAGCTACGCCGACATGGAAGCCGAAGGCTTCGCGAGCCCGGTACTTGAACTGAACGTACAATTCAAGGCGCCCACGCACTATGGGGAATTCGTGGATATCGAGACCACCATGATCCGCGTAGACAAGTTGCGCATCCGCTTCGAATACAGGGCGACCGTGAACGGGAAACTCTGCACCATGGGAAGCACGCTGCACTGTATGCTCAAAAACGGCAGGCCCACACGCGAGCTGCCCGCGAGTTTCGCCAAGTTCGAATTCAAGGAAACCGAGGAATAG
- a CDS encoding thioesterase family protein, which yields MEQKTYVHTSHIEVRYAETDAMGVVHHASYPIWFEQARIDFFKSIGAPYTEIEKEGFESPVLELVVRYRKSCKFGDTVDIESAITRVNKLKWRFQYRLLVKGELCATATTLHAFTKDGVPTNEKPECFKKVEPMLFPVISKD from the coding sequence ATGGAACAAAAAACATATGTCCACACCTCCCATATCGAGGTCCGCTACGCGGAAACCGACGCCATGGGCGTAGTCCACCACGCCTCCTACCCCATTTGGTTCGAGCAGGCCCGCATCGACTTCTTCAAGTCCATCGGCGCGCCCTATACCGAAATCGAGAAGGAAGGGTTCGAGAGTCCTGTACTGGAATTGGTTGTCCGCTACCGAAAGTCGTGCAAGTTCGGCGACACCGTGGACATTGAATCAGCCATCACCCGGGTTAACAAGCTAAAATGGAGATTCCAGTACCGTCTCCTCGTTAAGGGCGAGCTGTGCGCCACGGCAACCACCCTGCACGCCTTTACCAAAGATGGCGTGCCGACCAACGAAAAACCGGAATGCTTCAAGAAGGTGGAACCGATGCTGTTCCCCGTCATTTCTAAAGATTGA